The proteins below are encoded in one region of Candidatus Eremiobacterota bacterium:
- a CDS encoding EscN/YscN/HrcN family type III secretion system ATPase: MIGRPVGAVVAARGQLIEAELPFARVGDGVRVCARDRAVSARVAALQGTRALLAPLGALDGVAGGDRVEADPAVLAFPFGTPLLGRAIDAAGNPLDGRPVPRGRRLAVAAQAPPLAERRPCTEPFVTGVRAIDGPLAFGRGARIGVFGAPGAGKSSLLDAIVCGAEADAVVVGLIGERGREAERRVAALGARTTIVCATGDRPPAERVRAAEVAFAQAGALRARGLHVLLVVDSLARICAAARETALAAGEPAGRGGYPPSVFALLARLLERAGAAARGTVTLVATVLSDGPDEHDPVSEAARAALDGHLVLSTRLARAGRFPAIDLVWSASRTLAEAVSPEHLAAARALRAAAAALEESRDARALGLGAADPFLARCVALEDALEGFLRQGPEPSAAPETLTRMLALADSLE; the protein is encoded by the coding sequence GTGATCGGGCGGCCCGTCGGCGCGGTCGTTGCGGCGCGCGGTCAGCTGATCGAGGCGGAGCTGCCGTTCGCGCGGGTCGGCGACGGCGTCCGCGTCTGCGCGCGCGACCGCGCGGTGAGCGCGCGCGTCGCGGCTTTGCAAGGGACGCGCGCGCTGCTCGCGCCGCTCGGCGCGCTCGACGGCGTCGCCGGCGGCGATCGCGTCGAAGCCGATCCGGCGGTCCTCGCGTTCCCTTTCGGCACGCCGCTCCTCGGCCGCGCGATCGACGCCGCCGGGAACCCGCTCGACGGCCGCCCCGTGCCGCGCGGCCGCCGCCTCGCCGTCGCCGCGCAGGCGCCGCCACTCGCCGAGCGGCGTCCGTGCACGGAGCCGTTCGTCACCGGCGTGCGCGCGATCGACGGACCGCTCGCGTTCGGGCGCGGCGCGCGGATCGGCGTGTTCGGCGCGCCGGGCGCGGGCAAGTCGTCGCTCCTCGACGCGATCGTGTGCGGCGCCGAAGCCGACGCGGTGGTCGTCGGGCTGATCGGCGAGCGCGGGCGCGAGGCCGAACGCCGGGTCGCCGCGCTCGGCGCGCGGACGACGATCGTCTGCGCGACCGGCGACCGTCCGCCGGCCGAACGCGTCCGCGCCGCGGAGGTCGCCTTCGCCCAAGCCGGCGCGCTCCGCGCTCGCGGCCTCCACGTGCTGCTGGTCGTCGACTCGCTGGCCCGGATCTGCGCCGCGGCGCGGGAGACGGCGCTCGCCGCCGGCGAGCCGGCCGGCCGGGGCGGCTACCCCCCGAGCGTCTTCGCGCTCCTCGCGCGGCTCCTCGAGCGGGCCGGCGCCGCCGCTCGCGGCACCGTCACGCTGGTCGCCACCGTCCTCTCCGACGGCCCCGACGAGCACGACCCCGTCTCCGAAGCCGCCCGCGCCGCGCTCGACGGCCACCTGGTCCTGAGCACCCGGCTGGCGCGCGCGGGCCGCTTCCCGGCGATCGACCTCGTCTGGAGCGCCAGCCGCACCCTCGCCGAGGCGGTCTCGCCGGAGCACCTCGCCGCCGCCCGCGCGCTGCGCGCCGCCGCGGCGGCGCTCGAGGAGTCGCGCGACGCGCGCGCGCTCGGGCTCGGGGCGGCCGATCCGTTCCTGGCCCGCTGCGTCGCGCTCGAAGACGCGCTGGAGGGCTTTTTGCGCCAAGGCCCCGAGCCGTCCGCGGCCCCCGAGACGCTCACGCGGATGCTCGCCCTCGCCGATAGTCTCGAATGA
- a CDS encoding lytic transglycosylase domain-containing protein: MMDVFADIAAVQTRIAEITGAPAPGSAQPAAAPALGAPRFAAALAGALRPANPALGLQPGGDDAPGSGQPPAMVAAPVPPAQIDALVEQNAAAWQVDPALIKAVIANESGFNANATSKVGAQGLMQLMPGTAASLGVRDAYDPAQNVAGGARYLRGLLDRFHGDKRLAIAAYNAGPGAVEKYGDVPPYAETRNYVQNVLASFDKYSGAQ; encoded by the coding sequence ATGATGGACGTCTTCGCCGACATCGCCGCGGTCCAGACCCGGATCGCGGAGATCACCGGCGCTCCCGCGCCGGGGAGCGCGCAGCCGGCTGCGGCCCCCGCGCTCGGCGCGCCGCGCTTCGCCGCGGCCCTGGCCGGCGCGCTGCGGCCGGCGAACCCGGCGCTCGGACTGCAGCCCGGCGGCGACGACGCGCCCGGGAGCGGTCAACCGCCGGCGATGGTCGCCGCACCCGTCCCGCCGGCGCAGATCGACGCGCTGGTCGAGCAGAACGCCGCCGCCTGGCAGGTCGACCCGGCACTGATCAAAGCGGTCATCGCGAACGAGTCCGGGTTCAACGCGAACGCGACCTCGAAGGTCGGCGCGCAGGGGCTCATGCAGCTCATGCCCGGGACGGCCGCCTCGCTGGGCGTCCGGGACGCGTACGATCCCGCTCAGAACGTCGCCGGCGGCGCGCGCTACCTGCGCGGCTTGCTCGACCGCTTCCACGGCGACAAACGGCTCGCGATCGCGGCGTACAACGCAGGACCCGGCGCCGTTGAGAAGTACGGTGACGTTCCGCCGTATGCCGAGACGCGCAATTACGTCCAAAACGTCCTGGCTTCGTTCGACAAGTACAGCGGCGCTCAGTAG
- a CDS encoding aspartyl protease family protein, with amino-acid sequence MPVATIIAAYDKATHADDVKTFAAEGTLSGEGLSGTYRIVRDGKNEREDDVLGPRHETSLRLGERLFLRNANGNVRELRGYLHRRALTEEVIDSGEFVHHPELARFAGWGSVGGVNAWRLEINAVGGEPETLWIDPASGLPLRLEYLDGDGPSYVDYADWRDVQGRKIAFRNTLTDGDHRFDTVQQTTSVTIDAPVDPAAFAPLAPRRLETDRVHVVPLIEREGHVGVTVRIANKDWFFLLDTGAQSILVDTAVLKAAGVEGEGAMEVRGAARSGGLTAATLPKLELDGAAMNDVVVSSIDIAHNLGGGLKIDGILGYPFFASAVVEMDFAKHVMRFGPPGSFAPQGTPVALDVDRELAEATLRVNNRLDAPFIVDTGNSGEMLLYRPFLDAHPGIVPFSATTSWNYGLGGANATYRTSLDDLHLGGFDLYHRNVEVVLATSGAFADRVDAGNVGLGVLRNFVATFDLSNAAMYLAPGTAFDDGRRRTALR; translated from the coding sequence GTGCCGGTCGCGACGATCATCGCCGCCTACGACAAAGCGACGCACGCCGACGACGTGAAGACGTTCGCCGCCGAAGGGACGCTCAGCGGCGAAGGGCTGAGCGGAACGTACCGGATCGTCCGCGACGGAAAGAACGAGCGCGAGGACGACGTCCTCGGGCCGCGGCACGAAACCTCGCTGCGGCTCGGCGAGCGACTCTTCTTGCGCAACGCGAACGGCAACGTGCGCGAGCTTCGCGGCTACCTGCACCGCCGCGCGCTCACCGAGGAAGTAATCGACTCGGGCGAGTTCGTGCACCATCCGGAGCTGGCGCGTTTCGCCGGCTGGGGCAGCGTCGGCGGAGTGAACGCGTGGCGGCTCGAGATCAATGCGGTCGGCGGGGAGCCGGAGACGCTGTGGATCGACCCGGCGAGCGGGTTGCCGCTGCGGCTCGAGTACCTCGACGGCGACGGCCCCTCGTACGTCGACTACGCTGACTGGCGCGACGTGCAAGGCCGCAAGATCGCGTTTCGCAACACGCTCACCGACGGGGACCACCGCTTCGACACCGTGCAGCAGACGACGTCGGTGACGATCGACGCGCCGGTCGACCCGGCGGCGTTCGCGCCGCTCGCGCCGCGCCGGCTGGAAACGGACCGCGTCCACGTCGTGCCGCTGATCGAGCGCGAGGGACACGTCGGCGTCACGGTGCGGATCGCGAACAAGGACTGGTTCTTCTTGCTCGACACCGGCGCGCAGTCGATCCTGGTCGACACCGCGGTCCTCAAAGCCGCCGGCGTCGAAGGAGAGGGCGCGATGGAGGTGCGCGGCGCCGCGCGCAGCGGCGGGCTCACCGCCGCGACGCTGCCGAAGCTCGAGCTCGACGGCGCGGCGATGAACGACGTCGTCGTCTCGTCGATCGACATCGCGCACAACCTCGGCGGCGGCTTGAAGATCGACGGCATCCTCGGGTACCCGTTCTTCGCCTCGGCGGTCGTCGAGATGGACTTCGCCAAGCACGTGATGCGCTTCGGGCCGCCCGGCTCGTTCGCGCCGCAGGGAACGCCGGTCGCGCTCGACGTCGACCGCGAGCTCGCCGAGGCGACGCTGCGCGTCAACAACCGCCTCGACGCGCCGTTCATCGTCGACACCGGGAACAGCGGCGAGATGCTGCTCTACCGGCCGTTCCTCGACGCGCACCCGGGGATCGTCCCGTTCTCCGCGACGACCTCGTGGAACTACGGCTTGGGCGGCGCGAACGCGACCTACCGCACCTCGCTCGACGACCTCCACCTCGGCGGCTTCGACTTGTACCACCGCAACGTCGAGGTGGTGCTCGCGACGAGCGGCGCGTTCGCCGACCGCGTCGACGCGGGGAACGTCGGGCTCGGCGTGCTGCGCAACTTCGTGGCGACCTTCGACCTGAGCAACGCGGCGATGTATCTCGCGCCGGGCACCGCGTTCGACGACGGGCGCCGGCGCACCGCGTTACGGTGA
- a CDS encoding GSCFA domain-containing protein, with translation MIARTSFPYDGVPSHRNWNLAVSGAAERAAIDVQGPVKFRFPRTASVASMGSCFGSRLSESLADCGLHFPVYEPGAEPLAARYGNVYTTLQLRQLLDRALAVFEPLERAWPTPEGRWLDPFRPLVDRAGFATVPELERARRLHLHAVRRMFEEIDVFVFTIGLTEVWRDVRDGAAFPIPPGRGRGIFDAGRYAATNLDVQANAAELDAFLARLREINAGVRVVLTVSPVPIALTTEPVHVARASLYSKSVLKVVAEEAARRHPHVDYFASYDLVMMNFGGEALFEDDARHIRPFVRDRVAARFVERFFEAG, from the coding sequence ATGATCGCGCGGACGAGCTTCCCCTACGACGGCGTGCCGTCGCACCGGAACTGGAATCTCGCTGTTTCGGGCGCCGCGGAGCGCGCGGCGATCGACGTGCAGGGTCCGGTCAAGTTTCGCTTCCCGCGCACGGCGTCGGTCGCATCGATGGGCAGTTGTTTCGGAAGCCGTCTCTCCGAGAGCTTGGCAGACTGCGGACTTCACTTCCCCGTCTACGAGCCCGGCGCCGAGCCGCTCGCCGCGCGGTACGGCAACGTCTACACGACACTGCAGCTCCGCCAGCTTCTCGATCGCGCGCTCGCCGTCTTCGAACCGCTCGAGCGTGCGTGGCCGACGCCCGAAGGGCGCTGGCTGGATCCGTTCCGGCCGCTGGTGGACCGGGCCGGTTTTGCGACCGTCCCCGAGCTGGAGCGCGCGCGGCGCCTGCACTTGCACGCCGTGCGGCGGATGTTCGAGGAGATCGACGTCTTCGTGTTCACGATCGGGCTGACGGAAGTATGGCGCGACGTTCGTGACGGTGCCGCGTTTCCGATTCCGCCGGGGCGCGGTCGCGGGATCTTCGACGCCGGGCGGTATGCGGCGACGAACCTCGACGTGCAGGCGAACGCCGCCGAGCTGGACGCGTTTCTCGCGCGACTGCGCGAGATCAACGCCGGCGTGCGGGTCGTGCTGACCGTCTCGCCGGTTCCGATCGCGCTGACGACCGAGCCGGTTCACGTCGCGCGCGCGTCGCTCTACAGCAAATCGGTGCTGAAGGTCGTCGCGGAAGAGGCGGCTCGGCGGCATCCCCACGTCGACTATTTCGCGTCGTACGACCTGGTGATGATGAACTTCGGCGGGGAGGCGCTTTTCGAGGACGACGCTCGGCACATTCGGCCGTTCGTCCGAGACCGCGTCGCCGCGCGGTTCGTCGAGCGCTTCTTCGAAGCGGGCTGA
- a CDS encoding DUF4915 domain-containing protein: MLDSAGSWKSRGAARFLVSLCNVVKDAPSLLVVDTTSGAITPVAITSGSGATGLCAMGDEIMVARQAPEASVMVLDARTLAVRIEAPLPNARDAHSIVAWHGGLAVASSGTDEVVWYGYDGNGFSARTVLWRGGTGGGDTLHVNALAVHGDTLLGCAFGPRRSQSDLWSDASGGFVFVLANRHVVVEDLGHPHSLVSLGNALYFCESSRQVFRSVSGPIAALDGYTRGAAHLGGARMLVGTSVGRVTSRSSGRMLSPGDDGRPAGICALHDVGLDGSVRATIPLADYGAEIYDLLPLS; the protein is encoded by the coding sequence ATGCTCGATTCGGCCGGTTCGTGGAAGAGTCGCGGTGCGGCACGCTTCTTGGTCTCGCTGTGCAACGTCGTGAAGGATGCGCCGTCGCTGCTGGTCGTCGACACCACGTCCGGGGCGATCACCCCGGTCGCGATCACGTCCGGTTCGGGCGCGACCGGCCTGTGTGCGATGGGAGACGAGATCATGGTGGCACGCCAGGCGCCGGAGGCGTCCGTCATGGTTCTCGACGCGCGCACGCTCGCGGTGCGGATCGAAGCGCCGCTCCCGAACGCGCGCGATGCGCACTCGATCGTGGCCTGGCACGGCGGTCTGGCGGTCGCATCCAGCGGAACGGACGAGGTCGTGTGGTACGGCTACGACGGAAACGGCTTCAGCGCTCGGACCGTGCTGTGGCGGGGCGGTACGGGGGGCGGGGACACGCTGCACGTCAACGCACTCGCCGTTCACGGCGACACGCTGCTCGGCTGCGCGTTCGGCCCGAGACGTTCGCAGAGCGATCTCTGGAGCGATGCGAGCGGCGGCTTCGTCTTCGTTCTGGCGAACCGCCACGTCGTGGTCGAGGACCTCGGCCATCCGCACAGCCTCGTCTCGCTCGGCAATGCGCTCTACTTCTGCGAATCGTCCCGGCAGGTCTTCCGTTCCGTGAGCGGCCCGATCGCGGCGCTGGACGGGTACACGCGCGGCGCCGCGCACCTCGGCGGCGCGCGCATGCTCGTCGGCACCAGCGTCGGACGCGTCACGTCACGCAGCAGCGGGCGGATGCTCAGTCCGGGCGATGATGGGCGGCCCGCCGGAATCTGCGCGCTTCACGACGTCGGGCTCGACGGCTCCGTTCGCGCGACGATCCCGCTCGCGGACTACGGGGCGGAGATCTACGATCTGTTACCCTTGAGCTAA
- a CDS encoding FliM/FliN family flagellar motor switch protein, translating to MIASATFGAAHGRVRRLRFVPRASVPLEAACTVANGVRETLRELLGADCELVLGEPAALGAGAWSLLAREALLFLTRGRRTDIVLVLPQSDARRLVLRAFGEGEALPDGACSALELHALERIAARCAAAFDPLCAERRGGSRPVGIHEVPACAAYFDLRVHAPLALTLGIGIVRELPEPGPVALISPRALDPVEVEARAVFAEGMIAAAEFVRMRPGTVVKLDTKVGAPASLNVGERRLAAGVAGVVAARTAFLVHDAAFGAAPAS from the coding sequence ATGATCGCCTCGGCGACGTTCGGCGCGGCCCACGGGCGGGTGCGGCGGCTGCGCTTCGTCCCGCGCGCCTCCGTCCCGCTCGAGGCCGCCTGCACGGTGGCGAACGGCGTGCGGGAGACGCTGCGCGAGCTGCTCGGCGCCGACTGCGAGCTCGTTCTCGGGGAGCCGGCGGCGCTCGGCGCGGGCGCGTGGTCGCTGCTCGCGCGCGAGGCGCTGCTCTTCCTGACCCGCGGCCGGCGGACCGACATCGTGCTGGTGCTGCCGCAGAGCGACGCGCGGCGGCTGGTGCTGCGGGCGTTCGGGGAGGGCGAGGCGCTTCCCGACGGCGCCTGCTCGGCGTTGGAGCTCCACGCGCTGGAGCGCATCGCGGCGCGCTGCGCGGCGGCGTTCGACCCGCTGTGCGCCGAGCGGCGCGGCGGCTCGCGGCCCGTCGGAATACACGAGGTTCCGGCGTGCGCCGCCTACTTCGATCTGCGCGTCCACGCGCCGCTCGCGCTGACGCTCGGCATCGGGATCGTCCGGGAGCTGCCGGAGCCCGGCCCGGTCGCGCTCATCTCCCCGCGCGCGCTCGACCCGGTCGAGGTCGAGGCGCGCGCGGTCTTCGCGGAAGGCATGATCGCTGCCGCCGAGTTCGTCAGGATGCGGCCCGGAACCGTCGTCAAGCTGGACACCAAGGTCGGTGCGCCCGCATCCTTGAATGTCGGGGAAAGACGTCTTGCAGCAGGCGTCGCCGGCGTCGTCGCGGCGCGGACCGCCTTCCTCGTCCACGACGCCGCATTCGGAGCCGCTCCCGCATCATGA
- the fliN gene encoding flagellar motor switch protein FliN, giving the protein MMTEQGKNLDLLMNVPLKVTAELGTCKMLVRDILKLGTGSIVELDRLAGGPVDLLVNDRLVARGEVVAIDENFGVRITELIEKP; this is encoded by the coding sequence ATGATGACCGAGCAAGGCAAGAACCTCGACCTGTTGATGAACGTGCCGCTCAAGGTCACGGCGGAGCTCGGCACGTGCAAGATGCTGGTGCGCGACATCCTCAAGCTCGGCACCGGCTCGATCGTCGAGCTCGACCGGCTCGCCGGCGGACCGGTCGACCTGCTGGTCAACGACCGGCTGGTCGCGCGGGGCGAGGTCGTCGCGATCGACGAGAACTTCGGCGTCCGCATCACCGAGCTGATCGAAAAACCGTAA
- the fliP gene encoding flagellar type III secretion system pore protein FliP (The bacterial flagellar biogenesis protein FliP forms a type III secretion system (T3SS)-type pore required for flagellar assembly.), giving the protein MDDLLRIAGHGHAHSALPLDVLAVLTLLSLAPFVLVLSTSFVRIVVVLSLVRSALGAATLPPNTVLTGLALTLTCVVMAPTFEELQREAIRPYAAGTLTQSAFLDRASRPLRTFMERQTKARDLAVFARIARRPLDEPVQDAPLSVLIPAFVVGELRAAFAIGLALYLPFVAIDLAVAAILMGVGMVMLSPPVISLPCKLLLFVMVDGWALVCNGVVQSFR; this is encoded by the coding sequence ATGGACGACCTGCTTCGCATCGCCGGCCACGGCCATGCGCACTCCGCGCTTCCGCTCGACGTGCTGGCGGTGCTCACCCTGCTCTCGCTCGCGCCGTTCGTGCTGGTTCTCTCCACCTCGTTCGTGCGCATCGTCGTCGTGCTCTCGCTGGTCCGCTCGGCGCTCGGGGCCGCGACGCTGCCGCCGAACACGGTCCTCACCGGGCTCGCGCTGACCCTCACCTGCGTGGTGATGGCGCCGACCTTCGAGGAGCTGCAGCGTGAGGCGATCCGTCCCTACGCGGCCGGAACGCTGACGCAGTCGGCGTTTCTCGACCGCGCGAGCCGGCCGCTGCGCACGTTCATGGAGCGCCAGACGAAGGCGCGGGATCTCGCCGTGTTCGCGCGCATCGCGCGCCGCCCGCTCGACGAGCCGGTGCAGGACGCGCCGCTGAGCGTGCTGATCCCGGCCTTCGTCGTCGGCGAGCTGCGCGCGGCGTTCGCGATCGGCTTGGCGCTCTATCTCCCGTTCGTCGCGATCGACCTCGCGGTCGCCGCGATCCTGATGGGCGTCGGGATGGTCATGCTGAGCCCGCCGGTGATCTCGCTGCCGTGCAAGCTGCTGTTGTTCGTCATGGTCGACGGCTGGGCGCTGGTGTGCAACGGCGTCGTCCAAAGCTTTCGGTGA
- the metF gene encoding methylenetetrahydrofolate reductase [NAD(P)H], whose product MRISEKLRTRRPFFSFEFFPPRDEAVERSLFETIEALKPLDPGFVSITYGAGGSTRTRTVELAKRLRGEIGFDVMAHVTCAGATAGELRELLTDLRRGGIENIMALRGDPPRGTGTFIVTEGGFRYASDLIALLKAEFSFCVGGAAYPEKHPEAPSFDADLAALSAKVRAGAEFLVTQLFFDNARYVEFVERARQWGITVPILPGIMPITNYAQIDRFTRGCGATIPPSLRAELEARRDDADAVVDLGVAYMTLQVADLLARGAPGVHFYTLNRSPATRAVVSALLAARRAW is encoded by the coding sequence GTGCGCATATCCGAAAAGCTCCGGACCCGGCGGCCGTTCTTTTCGTTCGAGTTCTTCCCGCCGCGGGACGAGGCGGTGGAGCGCAGCCTCTTCGAGACGATCGAGGCGCTCAAGCCGCTCGACCCGGGCTTCGTCTCGATCACCTACGGCGCGGGCGGCTCGACGCGCACGCGCACGGTCGAGCTGGCGAAGCGGCTGCGCGGCGAGATCGGGTTCGACGTGATGGCGCACGTCACGTGCGCCGGCGCGACCGCCGGCGAGCTGCGCGAATTGCTGACCGACCTGCGCCGCGGCGGGATCGAGAACATCATGGCGCTGCGCGGCGACCCGCCGCGCGGCACGGGCACGTTCATCGTCACCGAAGGCGGGTTTCGCTACGCGAGCGACTTGATCGCGTTGCTCAAGGCGGAGTTCTCGTTCTGCGTCGGCGGTGCGGCGTATCCCGAGAAGCATCCGGAGGCGCCGAGCTTCGACGCCGACCTCGCCGCGCTCTCGGCGAAGGTCCGCGCCGGCGCGGAGTTCTTGGTGACGCAGCTGTTCTTCGACAACGCGCGGTACGTGGAGTTCGTCGAGCGCGCGCGTCAATGGGGGATCACGGTGCCGATCTTGCCGGGAATCATGCCGATCACCAACTACGCGCAGATCGACCGCTTCACCCGGGGCTGCGGCGCGACGATTCCGCCCAGCCTGCGCGCCGAGCTCGAAGCGCGGCGCGACGACGCCGACGCGGTCGTCGACCTCGGCGTCGCCTACATGACGCTGCAAGTCGCCGACCTGCTCGCGCGCGGAGCGCCCGGCGTCCACTTCTACACCCTGAACCGCTCCCCGGCCACCCGCGCCGTCGTCTCCGCGCTGCTGGCTGCCCGCCGCGCCTGGTAA
- a CDS encoding flagellar biosynthetic protein FliQ, which produces MDAFDGLLREALVVTAVLTLPVLIAATLVGTAVAVLQAATQVQEQTLTMLPKILAVGVVLLVGGRFGLALCAQLLYEIVARIPLLVRG; this is translated from the coding sequence ATGGATGCGTTTGACGGGCTTTTGCGGGAGGCGCTGGTCGTCACGGCGGTGCTGACGCTGCCGGTGCTGATCGCCGCGACGCTGGTCGGCACGGCGGTCGCGGTGCTGCAAGCGGCGACCCAGGTTCAGGAACAGACCCTGACGATGCTCCCGAAGATCCTGGCGGTCGGCGTCGTGCTGCTGGTCGGCGGGCGGTTCGGGCTCGCGTTGTGCGCGCAGCTGCTGTACGAGATCGTGGCGCGGATTCCGCTGCTGGTGCGCGGGTGA
- a CDS encoding flagellar biosynthetic protein FliR, with the protein MTQTALLVFARAAGLMSRAPAFSHPSVPPIVRAGLAMALAFAVAPLVPASRQLDLAAFAFALAGDFVVGAAIGFGAALLYDGAYYAGRTIDDYLGVRGSVPGANVTSAQAFGRLWSASFLAAFVLLDGWAPVVGAFAESFAHVASGAFVAPAAWERFALALPETILRAAFAVAAPAVAVAAALQLAFGAVARVVPRFSSFTLAFPAVFAAALVVTVIAVPLLAPAGARPWLVVPWSGAR; encoded by the coding sequence GTGACGCAGACGGCGCTGCTGGTGTTCGCGCGCGCGGCCGGGTTGATGTCGCGCGCGCCGGCGTTTTCGCATCCCTCGGTGCCGCCTATCGTGCGCGCCGGGCTTGCGATGGCGCTCGCGTTTGCCGTCGCACCGCTGGTGCCGGCGAGCCGGCAGCTCGATCTCGCGGCGTTTGCGTTCGCGCTGGCCGGCGACTTCGTGGTCGGCGCGGCGATCGGGTTCGGCGCGGCGCTGCTCTACGACGGCGCGTACTACGCCGGGCGCACGATCGACGACTACCTGGGCGTGCGCGGAAGCGTTCCGGGCGCGAACGTCACCAGCGCGCAAGCGTTCGGGCGGCTATGGTCCGCGTCGTTTCTGGCGGCGTTCGTGCTGCTCGACGGCTGGGCTCCGGTGGTGGGAGCGTTCGCCGAATCGTTCGCGCACGTCGCGTCGGGAGCGTTCGTTGCGCCGGCCGCCTGGGAGCGTTTCGCGCTCGCGCTTCCGGAAACGATCCTGCGGGCAGCGTTTGCGGTCGCGGCGCCGGCGGTCGCGGTGGCTGCGGCATTGCAGCTCGCGTTCGGAGCGGTCGCGCGGGTCGTGCCGCGGTTCTCCAGCTTCACGCTCGCGTTTCCGGCGGTGTTCGCGGCGGCGCTCGTCGTTACCGTGATCGCCGTTCCGCTGCTTGCGCCTGCGGGAGCCCGGCCGTGGCTCGTCGTGCCGTGGAGCGGCGCGCGATGA
- a CDS encoding EscU/YscU/HrcU family type III secretion system export apparatus switch protein produces MNAEEKRFDATPARRERAKREGNAARSSEVNAMAAFGAAVPAAAAAIPFIAAGAVVALAAATSHAGSDPRGLAAPAMRVSFSALAVVALGALVPAATAAGAGTLAALAQRGGLHFSGLHLEAKRLDPFAGLKRMCGAETAVGIARAGLALVATALALLPLARDIVGAGPALGAPRAAATALSAPGAAASLVAFAALRACLAAWCVGAVFALADYVLVRRRWLRGLKMSFEELKRDAKENEGDPQARARRKSAHRTIVRGAVGRTREASFVVVNPQHVAVALRYAPPDVPVPEILVRALDEAALRVKALARECGIPLVEDVALARLLYAHGESGRAIPPDAYVAVAQIVAALAREGVLA; encoded by the coding sequence ATGAACGCGGAAGAGAAGCGCTTCGATGCGACGCCGGCTCGCCGCGAGCGCGCGAAACGCGAAGGAAACGCTGCCCGCTCGAGCGAGGTGAACGCAATGGCCGCGTTCGGCGCTGCGGTGCCGGCTGCCGCGGCGGCGATCCCGTTCATCGCGGCGGGCGCCGTCGTCGCGCTCGCCGCCGCTACGTCGCACGCCGGGTCCGATCCACGCGGCCTCGCCGCGCCTGCGATGCGCGTGTCGTTTTCCGCGCTCGCGGTCGTTGCGCTGGGTGCGCTGGTTCCGGCCGCTACGGCTGCCGGCGCCGGCACGCTCGCCGCACTCGCGCAAAGAGGCGGGCTGCACTTCTCAGGATTGCACCTCGAGGCCAAACGGCTCGATCCGTTCGCCGGGCTGAAGCGGATGTGCGGCGCGGAGACCGCCGTCGGGATCGCGCGCGCCGGCCTTGCACTCGTCGCCACGGCGCTCGCGCTGCTGCCGCTCGCGCGCGACATCGTCGGCGCCGGACCGGCGCTCGGCGCGCCGCGCGCTGCCGCGACGGCGCTGAGCGCGCCGGGTGCGGCGGCCTCGCTGGTCGCGTTCGCCGCGCTGCGCGCCTGTCTGGCGGCATGGTGCGTCGGCGCGGTGTTCGCGCTGGCGGACTACGTGCTGGTGAGGCGGCGCTGGCTGCGCGGGCTGAAGATGTCGTTCGAGGAGCTCAAGCGCGACGCCAAGGAGAACGAAGGCGACCCGCAGGCGCGCGCGCGGCGCAAGAGCGCGCACCGCACGATCGTCCGCGGCGCGGTCGGCCGCACGCGCGAAGCCTCGTTCGTCGTCGTCAACCCGCAGCACGTCGCGGTCGCGTTGCGCTACGCGCCGCCGGACGTGCCCGTTCCGGAGATTCTGGTGCGCGCGCTCGACGAGGCAGCGCTGCGCGTCAAAGCGCTCGCGCGCGAGTGCGGCATCCCGCTCGTCGAGGACGTCGCGCTGGCGCGGCTCCTCTACGCGCACGGCGAGAGCGGTCGCGCGATCCCGCCCGACGCGTACGTCGCGGTGGCGCAGATCGTCGCCGCGCTGGCGCGCGAAGGCGTGCTCGCGTGA